A genomic window from Lycium barbarum isolate Lr01 chromosome 4, ASM1917538v2, whole genome shotgun sequence includes:
- the LOC132636356 gene encoding uncharacterized protein LOC132636356 isoform X1, with the protein MPHHPSIKPRCSLYHSFYKESLTFEENVARRPGGIDLDQWTWFLQYRKDKKTQPQKATSRPNTENRRKQTYTHTNGSKSLPRRKAEEERKRGRPMSRGELWPLTHKRKDSTYMNEAAKLIGEQIERIESLDGVSKKISEFDSLAQVLGKEHAGRVRGVGYGPTPTQVFGQTAYQFKGVSSTQANRDHEMEEMKLKMQELQSVVESERSRRRALENFLTRYIVQQGMELPAELADMDSAATASNRPRPSSSSKC; encoded by the exons ATGCCTCACCACCCAAGCATCAAACCTAGATGTTCTCTCTATCATAGCTTTTATAAAGAGTCACTGACTTTTGAGGAAAATGTTGCAAGACGTCCCGGTGGAATTGATCTTGACCAGTGGACATGGTTTCTTCAATACCGCAAGGATAAGAAAACACAG CCACAAAAAGCAACCAGCAGGCCCAACA CTGAAAATCGACGGAAGCAAACTTATACACACACTAATGGTTCAAAAAGCTTACCTAGGAGAAAAGCTGAAGAG GAGCGTAAACGTGGGAGACCAATGAGTAGAGGAGAGTTGTGGCCCTTGACTCACAAACGGAAAGACTCGACATATATGAATGAAGCAGCCAAGCTTATTGGT GAGCAAATAGAGAGGATTGAAAGTCTGGATGGCGTGTCAAAGAAAATTTCAGAATTTGATTCACTTGCACAAGTGTTAGGAAAGGAGCACGCTGGTCGGGTTCGAGGAGTAGGTTATGGGCCGACACCTACTCAAGTGTTTGGCCAAACAGCCTATCAATTTAAGGGTGTATCTTCAACACAAGCTAATCGAGATCATGAAATGGAGGAGATGAAGTTGAAGATGCAGGAGCTTCAATCCGTGGTGGAAAGTGAGAGATCTAGAAGGCGTGCTCTTGAGAACTTTCTAACAAGATATATAGTCCAACAAGGAATGGAATTGCCGGCCGAGTTGGCTGATATGGATAGTGCTGCGACG GCATCAAACAGGCCAAGACCATCTTCCTCATCCAAATGTTGA
- the LOC132636356 gene encoding uncharacterized protein LOC132636356 isoform X2, translating to MPHHPSIKPRCSLYHSFYKESLTFEENVARRPGGIDLDQWTWFLQYRKDKKTQKMCKQNAENRRKQTYTHTNGSKSLPRRKAEEERKRGRPMSRGELWPLTHKRKDSTYMNEAAKLIGEQIERIESLDGVSKKISEFDSLAQVLGKEHAGRVRGVGYGPTPTQVFGQTAYQFKGVSSTQANRDHEMEEMKLKMQELQSVVESERSRRRALENFLTRYIVQQGMELPAELADMDSAATASNRPRPSSSSKC from the exons ATGCCTCACCACCCAAGCATCAAACCTAGATGTTCTCTCTATCATAGCTTTTATAAAGAGTCACTGACTTTTGAGGAAAATGTTGCAAGACGTCCCGGTGGAATTGATCTTGACCAGTGGACATGGTTTCTTCAATACCGCAAGGATAAGAAAACACAG AAGATGTGCAAGCAGAATGCTGAAAATCGACGGAAGCAAACTTATACACACACTAATGGTTCAAAAAGCTTACCTAGGAGAAAAGCTGAAGAG GAGCGTAAACGTGGGAGACCAATGAGTAGAGGAGAGTTGTGGCCCTTGACTCACAAACGGAAAGACTCGACATATATGAATGAAGCAGCCAAGCTTATTGGT GAGCAAATAGAGAGGATTGAAAGTCTGGATGGCGTGTCAAAGAAAATTTCAGAATTTGATTCACTTGCACAAGTGTTAGGAAAGGAGCACGCTGGTCGGGTTCGAGGAGTAGGTTATGGGCCGACACCTACTCAAGTGTTTGGCCAAACAGCCTATCAATTTAAGGGTGTATCTTCAACACAAGCTAATCGAGATCATGAAATGGAGGAGATGAAGTTGAAGATGCAGGAGCTTCAATCCGTGGTGGAAAGTGAGAGATCTAGAAGGCGTGCTCTTGAGAACTTTCTAACAAGATATATAGTCCAACAAGGAATGGAATTGCCGGCCGAGTTGGCTGATATGGATAGTGCTGCGACG GCATCAAACAGGCCAAGACCATCTTCCTCATCCAAATGTTGA
- the LOC132638557 gene encoding probable serine/threonine-protein kinase PBL23, translating to MICFSCCMSSSEENIQTNSLAKSIKDQQKDTKSIASFANISIKTDSSRRRYIIEEIEKYGKGNISAQTLTYNDLALATKNFDSECLLGEGGFGKVYKGHIESKNIDVAVKQLDRNGFQGNREFLVEVLLLSLLHHPNLVTLVGYCSDGDQRILVYEFMSNGSVEDHLLELGPEQKPLDWITRMRIAEGAARGLEYLHETANPSVIYRDFKASNILLDENFNPKLSDFGLAKLGPTGEKTHVSTRVMGTYGYCAPEYASTGQLTTKSDVYSFGVVFLEIITGRRVIDSSRPSEEQNLVVWATPLFRDKAKFHLMADPLMGGDYPMKALYQALAIAAMCLQEEANTRPLMSDVVTALEFLSGNKKELDAEDEEEEEEETAENTFKSPPALQSFTSRLERAETKDANGVRERD from the exons ATGATCTGTTTTTCATGTTGCATGTCATCATCAGAGGAAAACATTCAGACAAATTCTTTGGCAAAAAGCATTAAAGATCAACAAAAAGACACAAAATCTATAGCGTCATTTGCCAACATTTCTATTAAAACTG ATAGCAGCAGAAGGAGATACATAATTGAAGAAATAGAAAAGTATGGAAAAGGAAACATTTCAGCTCAAACATTAACATACAATGACTTGGCTCTTGCAACTAAGAACTTTGACTCTGAGTGTTTGCTTGGTGAAGGTGGTTTTGGGAAAGTGTACAAGGGCCACATTGAAAGCAAGAATATA GATGTTGCTGTAAAGCAACTTGATAGGAATGGCTTCCAAGGAAATAGAGAGTTCCTTGTGGAGGTTCTGTTGTTGAGCCTGCTTCATCACCCTAACCTTGTTACTTTGGTAGGATACTGCTCAGATGGCGACCAACGAATTTTAGTATATGAATTCATGTCAAATGGTTCAGTAGAAGATCATCTTCTTG AGCTTGGTCCAGAACAAAAACCACTTGATTGGATTACCAGGATGAGAATTGCTGAAGGAGCAGCGAGAGGACTTGAATACTTGCACGAAACTGCTAATCCTTCAGTAATTTACCGTGACTTTAAAGCATCCAACATACTTCTAgatgagaacttcaatccaaAGCTTTCTGATTTTGGACTAGCCAAGCTAGGTCCAACTGGCGAGAAAACTCATGTTTCCACCAGGGTCATGGGAACGTATGGTTATTGTGCACCCGAGTATGCTTCCACCGGTCAATTGACTACAAAGTCTGATGTTTACAGCTTTGGGGTTGTCTTTTTGGAAATAATCACAGGCAGAAGAGTCATTGACAGCTCAAGACCGAGTGAAGAACAGAACCTTGTTGTTTGG GCGACACCGCTGTTCAGAGACAAGGCAAAGTTTCACTTAATGGCAGATCCGTTGATGGGAGGGGATTACCCGATGAAGGCATTGTACCAAGCACTAGCAATAGCAGCAATGTGCCTGCAAGAGGAAGCCAACACACGGCCTCTGATGAGCGACGTGGTGACTGCTTTGGAATTTCTATCAGGGAACAAGAAAGAATTAGATGCAGAggatgaggaggaggaggaggaggagacaGCAGAAAACACTTTCAAATCCCCACCTGCATTGCAAAGTTTTACGAGTAGACTTGAACGTGCTGAAACTAAAGATGCCAATGGCGTTAGAGAAAGAGACTAG